A single window of Nicotiana sylvestris chromosome 5, ASM39365v2, whole genome shotgun sequence DNA harbors:
- the LOC104221402 gene encoding uncharacterized protein isoform X1, with protein MHHEQELHNLDDGDDEIEEGDDGLSHPLKSQKRGRIQTMSSSCGSTDSSPMLRNGETGDWIGTFEGHKGAVWSCCLDTNALRAASGSADFSAKIWDALTGDELHSFAHKHIVRACAFSEDTNFLLTGGVEKVLRVYDMNRPDAAPREVAKTPGSVRAVTWLHSDQTILSSCTDSGGVRLWDVRTGDIVRTLETKSPVTSAEVSQDGRYITTCDGFSVKFWDANHFGLVKSYNMPCTVESASLEPKYGLKFVAGGEDMWIRVFDFHTGEELACNKGHHGPVHCVRFAPSGESYASGSEDGTIRIWQTGPLTNDDVDMTTNGKVKVSAEEVSRKIEGFQISDERKIKEEDLAD; from the exons ATGCATCATGAACAAGAACTACATAATCTTGATGATGGCGATGATGAAATAGAAGAAGGTGATGATGGTTTGTCGCATCCATTAAAATCACAAAAGCGGGGAAGGATACAAACAATGTCTTCAAGTTGTGGATCTACTG ATTCCAGCCCAATGCTTAGAAATGGTGAGACTGGAGATTGGATTGGAACATTTGAAGGACATAAAGGAGCAGTATGGAGTTGCTGCTTGGACACAAATGCATTGCGTGCTGCATCTGGCTCTGCTGACTTCTCTGC AAAAATTTGGGATGCGTTAACTGGGGATGAACTGCATTCTTTTGCGCATAAGCACATTGTTCGAGCCTGTGCTTTTTCCGAG GATACTAATTTTCTACTTACTGGTGGAGTGGAGAAAGTTTTGCGCGTATATGATATGAATCGCCCTGATGCAGCTCCTCGAGAAGTGGCTAAGACTCCTGGATCAGTCAGAGCTGTTACATGGCTTCACAGTGATCAAACAATTTTAAGTTCCTGTACTGACAGTGGAGGTGTTAG ACTGTGGGATGTGAGAACTGGGGATATAGTTCGTACGCTTGAGACAAAGTCCCCTGTGACTAGTGCTGAAGTGAGTCAAGATGGTCGTTACATTACAACTTGTGACGGATTCAGTGTCAAGTTTTGGGATGCAAATCA CTTTGGATTGGTGAAGAGCTACAACATGCCATGCACTGTAGAATCAGCTTCcttggaaccaaaatatgggctcaAATTTGTTGCTGGAGGAGAAGACATGTGGATTCGTGTTTTTGATTTCCACACTGGTGAAGAGCTTG CATGCAACAAGGGGCATCATGGTCCTGTGCACTGTGTCCGATTTGCTCCTAGTGGAGAATCATATGCTTCAGGATCTGAAGATGGAACAATCAGAATATGGCAAACAGGGCCTCTGACAAATGATGATGTTGATATGACAACAAACGGAAAAGTGAAGGTTTCTGCAGAGGAGGTTTCACGCAAAATTGAGGGCTTCCAGATCTCAGACGAGAGGAAAATCAAGGAGGAGGATCTAGCTGATTAG
- the LOC104221402 gene encoding uncharacterized protein isoform X3 — protein sequence MVRLEIGLEHLKDIKEQYGVAAWTQMHCVLHLALLTSLRIKIWDALTGDELHSFAHKHIVRACAFSEDTNFLLTGGVEKVLRVYDMNRPDAAPREVAKTPGSVRAVTWLHSDQTILSSCTDSGGVRLWDVRTGDIVRTLETKSPVTSAEVSQDGRYITTCDGFSVKFWDANHFGLVKSYNMPCTVESASLEPKYGLKFVAGGEDMWIRVFDFHTGEELACNKGHHGPVHCVRFAPSGESYASGSEDGTIRIWQTGPLTNDDVDMTTNGKVKVSAEEVSRKIEGFQISDERKIKEEDLAD from the exons ATGGTGAGACTGGAGATTGGATTGGAACATTTGAAGGACATAAAGGAGCAGTATGGAGTTGCTGCTTGGACACAAATGCATTGCGTGCTGCATCTGGCTCTGCTGACTTCTCTGCGTAT AAAAATTTGGGATGCGTTAACTGGGGATGAACTGCATTCTTTTGCGCATAAGCACATTGTTCGAGCCTGTGCTTTTTCCGAG GATACTAATTTTCTACTTACTGGTGGAGTGGAGAAAGTTTTGCGCGTATATGATATGAATCGCCCTGATGCAGCTCCTCGAGAAGTGGCTAAGACTCCTGGATCAGTCAGAGCTGTTACATGGCTTCACAGTGATCAAACAATTTTAAGTTCCTGTACTGACAGTGGAGGTGTTAG ACTGTGGGATGTGAGAACTGGGGATATAGTTCGTACGCTTGAGACAAAGTCCCCTGTGACTAGTGCTGAAGTGAGTCAAGATGGTCGTTACATTACAACTTGTGACGGATTCAGTGTCAAGTTTTGGGATGCAAATCA CTTTGGATTGGTGAAGAGCTACAACATGCCATGCACTGTAGAATCAGCTTCcttggaaccaaaatatgggctcaAATTTGTTGCTGGAGGAGAAGACATGTGGATTCGTGTTTTTGATTTCCACACTGGTGAAGAGCTTG CATGCAACAAGGGGCATCATGGTCCTGTGCACTGTGTCCGATTTGCTCCTAGTGGAGAATCATATGCTTCAGGATCTGAAGATGGAACAATCAGAATATGGCAAACAGGGCCTCTGACAAATGATGATGTTGATATGACAACAAACGGAAAAGTGAAGGTTTCTGCAGAGGAGGTTTCACGCAAAATTGAGGGCTTCCAGATCTCAGACGAGAGGAAAATCAAGGAGGAGGATCTAGCTGATTAG